In one Streptomyces sp. NBC_01288 genomic region, the following are encoded:
- a CDS encoding metallopeptidase TldD-related protein — MSPRTNKPHEIVERALELSRADGCVVIADEQSTANLRWAGNALTTNGVTRGRTLTVIATVDGKEGSASGVVSRSAVTPEELEPLVRAAEAAARGAAPAEDAQPLVTGVPQSPDFTDAPAETSSSVFADFAPALGESFARARAGGRELYGFANHELVTSYLGTSTGLRLRHDQPNGTLELNAKSPDRTRSAWAGRSTRDFKDVDPAALDAELAVRLGWAERRIPLPAGRYETLLPPTAVADLLIYQMWSASGRDAVEGRTVFSKPGGGTRVGEKLTELPLTLRSDPNEPGLESAPFVLAHTSGGDQSVFDNGLPLNSTDWVREGELQHLLTSRHSAGLTGLPVAPSIDNLILSGGEDRSLEEMVANTTRGLLLTCLWYIREVDPATLLLTGLTRDGVYLVENGEVAGEVNNFRFNESPVDLLGRATEAGRTEKTLPREWSDWFTRAAMPALRVPDFNMSSVSQGV, encoded by the coding sequence ATGAGTCCTCGGACGAACAAGCCGCACGAGATCGTCGAGCGTGCCCTCGAACTGTCCCGGGCCGACGGCTGTGTCGTCATCGCCGACGAGCAGTCGACCGCCAACCTCCGCTGGGCGGGCAACGCGCTGACCACGAACGGCGTCACGCGCGGGCGCACGCTCACCGTCATCGCGACCGTCGACGGCAAGGAGGGCAGCGCCTCGGGGGTCGTGTCCCGGTCGGCCGTCACCCCGGAGGAACTGGAGCCGCTGGTGCGGGCCGCCGAGGCCGCCGCGCGCGGTGCCGCGCCCGCCGAGGACGCTCAGCCGCTGGTCACGGGCGTACCTCAGTCGCCCGACTTCACGGACGCGCCCGCCGAGACCTCGTCCTCCGTGTTCGCCGACTTCGCCCCGGCGCTCGGCGAATCGTTCGCACGCGCGCGTGCGGGCGGTCGCGAGCTGTACGGCTTCGCCAACCACGAGCTGGTCACCAGCTACCTCGGTACGTCGACGGGCCTGCGCCTGCGCCACGACCAGCCCAACGGCACGCTGGAGCTGAACGCCAAGTCCCCGGACCGTACGCGCTCGGCCTGGGCCGGCCGCTCGACCCGGGACTTCAAGGACGTCGACCCGGCCGCGCTGGACGCGGAGTTGGCCGTACGGCTGGGCTGGGCGGAGCGGAGGATCCCGCTGCCCGCGGGCCGGTACGAGACGCTGCTGCCGCCGACCGCGGTCGCGGACCTGCTGATCTACCAGATGTGGTCGGCGTCGGGCCGGGACGCGGTCGAGGGCCGCACGGTGTTCTCCAAGCCCGGCGGCGGCACCCGCGTCGGCGAGAAGCTCACCGAACTGCCGCTGACGCTGCGCAGCGACCCGAACGAACCGGGCCTGGAATCCGCCCCGTTCGTGCTCGCGCACACCTCCGGGGGCGACCAGTCGGTGTTCGACAACGGGCTGCCGCTGAACTCCACCGACTGGGTGCGCGAGGGCGAGTTGCAGCACCTGCTGACCAGCCGGCACAGCGCGGGTCTGACCGGGCTGCCGGTCGCGCCGTCGATCGACAACCTGATCCTGAGCGGGGGCGAGGACCGCTCCCTGGAGGAGATGGTCGCGAACACCACGCGCGGGCTGCTGCTGACCTGCCTCTGGTACATCCGCGAGGTCGACCCGGCGACGCTGCTGCTCACCGGGCTGACCCGGGACGGCGTCTACCTCGTCGAGAACGGCGAGGTGGCGGGCGAGGTGAACAACTTCCGGTTCAACGAGTCGCCGGTGGATCTGCTGGGCCGGGCCACCGAGGCGGGGCGGACGGAGAAGACGCTGCCGAGGGAGTGGAGCGACTGGTTCACCAGGGCCGCGATGCCCGCGCTGCGGGTGCCGGACTTCAATATGAGCTCTGTCAGTCAGGGCGTATAA
- a CDS encoding TldD/PmbA family protein, translated as MPHSIDEAFTALPLRALADAALARARALGAEHADFRFERVRSASWRLRDARPAGTSDTTDLGYAVRVVHGGTWGFASGVDLSLDAAAKVASQAVAMAKLSAQVIKAAGSDERVELAAEPVHEERTWISSYEIDPFSVPDEEKAGLLADWSSRLLAADGVNHVDASLLTVHENKFYADTAGTVTTQQRVRLHPQLNAVSVDESSGEFDSMRTIAPPVGRGWEYLTGTGWDWDEELARIPELLAEKMRAPSVEAGLYDLVVDPSNLWLTIHESIGHATELDRALGYEAAYAGTSFATFDKLNKLKYGSERMNVTGDRTAEHGLATIGYDDEGVEGQSWDLVKDGTLVGYQLDRRIAKLTGFERSNGCAYADSPGHVPVQRMANVSLQPDPAGLSTEDLIGGVDRGIYVVGDRSWSIDMQRYNFQFTGQRFFKIENGRITGQLRDVAYQATTTDFWGSMAAVGGPQTYVLGGAFNCGKAQPGQVAAVSHGCPSALFTGVNILNTTQEAGR; from the coding sequence CATTCCATCGACGAAGCCTTCACGGCACTTCCGCTACGCGCCCTGGCCGACGCCGCGCTGGCACGCGCGCGTGCGCTCGGGGCGGAGCACGCGGACTTCCGGTTCGAGCGGGTGCGCAGCGCGTCCTGGCGGTTGCGGGACGCCCGGCCCGCCGGTACGTCGGACACCACCGACCTCGGGTACGCGGTGCGGGTCGTGCACGGCGGCACCTGGGGGTTCGCCTCGGGCGTGGACCTGAGCCTGGACGCTGCCGCCAAGGTCGCCTCGCAGGCGGTGGCGATGGCGAAGCTCTCCGCCCAGGTGATCAAGGCGGCCGGGTCGGACGAGCGGGTCGAGCTGGCCGCCGAGCCCGTGCACGAGGAGCGGACGTGGATCTCGTCGTACGAGATCGATCCGTTCTCGGTGCCCGACGAGGAGAAGGCGGGGCTGCTGGCGGACTGGAGCTCCCGGCTGCTCGCGGCGGACGGCGTCAACCACGTGGACGCGTCGCTGCTCACCGTGCACGAGAACAAGTTCTACGCCGACACCGCCGGGACGGTGACCACCCAGCAACGGGTCCGGCTGCACCCGCAGTTGAACGCGGTGTCGGTCGACGAGTCGAGCGGTGAGTTCGACTCCATGCGCACCATCGCGCCGCCCGTGGGCCGCGGCTGGGAGTACCTCACCGGGACCGGCTGGGACTGGGACGAGGAACTGGCGCGCATCCCCGAGCTGCTCGCCGAGAAGATGCGGGCGCCGAGCGTCGAGGCGGGCCTGTACGACCTCGTCGTCGACCCGTCCAACCTCTGGCTGACGATCCACGAGTCCATCGGCCACGCCACCGAACTGGACCGCGCGCTCGGCTACGAGGCCGCCTACGCCGGCACCTCCTTCGCCACCTTCGACAAGCTCAACAAACTGAAGTACGGCTCGGAGCGGATGAACGTCACCGGCGACCGCACCGCCGAGCACGGCCTCGCGACCATCGGCTACGACGACGAGGGCGTCGAGGGCCAGTCCTGGGACCTCGTCAAGGACGGCACCCTGGTCGGCTACCAACTCGACCGCCGTATCGCCAAGTTGACCGGCTTCGAGCGTTCCAACGGCTGCGCGTACGCCGACTCCCCCGGCCATGTGCCGGTGCAGCGGATGGCCAACGTGTCGCTCCAGCCGGACCCGGCGGGGCTGTCCACGGAGGATCTGATCGGCGGGGTCGACCGCGGGATCTACGTGGTGGGCGACCGGTCGTGGTCGATCGACATGCAGCGCTACAACTTCCAGTTCACCGGGCAGCGGTTCTTCAAGATCGAGAACGGGCGGATCACCGGGCAGCTGCGGGACGTCGCGTACCAGGCGACGACCACCGACTTCTGGGGGTCCATGGCGGCCGTCGGCGGTCCGCAGACGTACGTCCTGGGCGGCGCCTTCAACTGCGGCAAGGCCCAGCCGGGCCAGGTCGCCGCGGTCTCGCACGGCTGCCCGTCGGCCCTCTTCACGGGCGTCAACATCCTCAACACCACCCAGGAGGCCGGTCGATGA